Proteins encoded together in one uncultured Desulfosarcina sp. window:
- a CDS encoding (Fe-S)-binding protein — protein sequence MNEKLIQLGGKKKSSFMDKVKEILPEGGNLNLCLTCGACSSGCPATGLEGMDPRKFLRMAALGMDEEIAKSNWPWMCTMCQRCIYVCPMKIDIPQLVYNARGLRPREERPKGILGSCDMALRNASTSAMGTSPDDFVFVVEDVLEEYQEAQPEFADMKAPIDKQGAEFFLNQNSREPVTEPDELVPLWKILHLAGVDWTYGSEGWAGENYCMFLADNDSWEQVTRTTVNQANKLGVKTFLNTEUGHVTFSVRAGLKKFNLEHNFEVKSIYEYYAKWIREGKLKVNSDWNKDLKIKFTVQDPCQIVRKSFGDPVAEDLRFVVKSVVGEENFIDMQPNRSNNFCCGGGGGFLQSGFKEERLKYGQIKDSQIQATKADYCIAACHNCHAQIHELSEHYGGEYGVVHLWTLICLSLGVLGPNEREYLKDDLKEVNVFHPETAM from the coding sequence ATGAATGAGAAGCTCATTCAATTGGGCGGCAAGAAAAAAAGCTCCTTTATGGACAAGGTCAAGGAAATTCTGCCGGAGGGCGGCAATCTGAATCTCTGTCTGACCTGCGGTGCGTGTTCCTCCGGCTGCCCTGCAACCGGTCTCGAAGGCATGGACCCCCGCAAGTTCCTGCGTATGGCGGCCCTGGGCATGGATGAAGAGATCGCCAAATCGAACTGGCCCTGGATGTGTACCATGTGCCAGCGCTGTATCTATGTCTGTCCCATGAAAATCGACATTCCCCAGTTGGTTTACAACGCCAGGGGGCTGCGTCCCCGGGAGGAACGCCCCAAGGGCATTCTGGGTTCCTGCGACATGGCCCTGCGCAACGCCAGCACCAGCGCCATGGGAACCTCGCCCGACGACTTCGTTTTTGTGGTGGAGGATGTGCTGGAAGAGTATCAGGAAGCCCAGCCCGAATTCGCCGATATGAAGGCCCCCATCGACAAGCAAGGCGCCGAATTTTTCCTCAACCAGAATTCCCGCGAACCGGTTACCGAACCAGATGAACTGGTCCCGCTGTGGAAGATCCTGCACCTTGCCGGTGTGGATTGGACCTATGGAAGCGAGGGATGGGCCGGTGAGAACTACTGCATGTTCCTGGCGGATAACGACTCCTGGGAACAGGTTACCCGGACGACCGTCAACCAGGCCAATAAGTTGGGGGTTAAAACGTTTCTCAACACCGAGTGAGGGCACGTGACTTTCTCAGTCCGGGCCGGACTGAAAAAATTCAACCTCGAGCACAACTTTGAAGTTAAAAGCATTTACGAATATTACGCCAAGTGGATCCGTGAAGGTAAACTCAAGGTCAACTCCGACTGGAACAAGGACCTGAAAATCAAATTCACGGTCCAGGATCCTTGCCAGATTGTCCGCAAGAGTTTCGGTGATCCGGTTGCCGAAGACCTGCGTTTCGTGGTCAAATCGGTGGTCGGCGAGGAAAATTTCATCGATATGCAGCCCAACCGCTCCAACAACTTCTGCTGCGGGGGCGGCGGAGGATTCCTGCAATCCGGGTTCAAGGAGGAGCGGCTCAAGTACGGCCAGATCAAGGACAGCCAGATTCAGGCCACCAAGGCGGATTACTGCATTGCCGCCTGTCACAACTGCCATGCTCAGATTCATGAACTGAGCGAGCATTACGGTGGGGAATACGGTGTCGTCCACCTGTGGACGTTGATCTGCCTTTCCCTGGGCGTCCTGGGGCCCAACGAGCGCGAGTACCTGAAAGATGACCTCAAAGAGGTCAATGTATTCCATCCGGAAACCGCCATGTAA
- a CDS encoding tetrathionate reductase family octaheme c-type cytochrome, which produces MAAADTAAEPPPAEKVVWTAPDQDAAKKRAAEVVPFVEAVMDECRLCRQQRLRDMGLGVKDQTESYYLLDSPIIRRTEDHYGPVRFMHAKHATVTKDCALCHHYRPVDQSASETTRCSACHQEPFQKDHPERLGLKAAYHQQCMGCHREMDKGPIDCAGCHRKNIPDHKDKIQLAANPEPSQVTSECLRCHQQAGEDMLKSAHWLWKGPSPYTLNHRKSVELGKATVATNNFUVSIISNEARCTSCHAGYGWKDASFDFTDMTKIDCLVCHDTTGTYKKTPTAAGMPDPKVDLVAVAKSVGATSRKTCGDCHFNGGGGEAVKHADLSRQLLHPERNCDVHMGGYDFQCSECHRTRNHKIAGRSSSVPVAEGDISCQNCHSATPHYGDHLLDHHLNKHSSNIACTTCHAPVYAKCKPTKTFWDWSKAGDTKRKPEKDKYGMDDYFWKKGEFVWKESAKPVYRWYGGFSKRLLLGEPLDLTRSEFNITEPVGSINDPNSKIAPFKIMGGVQAVDAEYKYFLVPHLYPRDKEDKTAYWKHRDWQKAFTDGMKAAGMKYSGKYEWVRTNMYWGVEHEVMPADMALSCVQCHESLKGERTCNRCHQDSRDVDFKKVAHKGTDFSYMASKGRDVSHLVGTTDYIDFKALGYKGDPIVYGGRFKKLPMGYKAEK; this is translated from the coding sequence ATGGCGGCCGCGGACACGGCGGCCGAGCCGCCACCGGCGGAGAAGGTGGTCTGGACCGCCCCGGATCAGGATGCGGCCAAAAAGCGGGCGGCCGAGGTGGTTCCCTTCGTGGAGGCGGTCATGGACGAGTGCCGCCTGTGCCGCCAGCAGCGGCTGCGCGACATGGGTCTGGGCGTCAAGGACCAGACGGAAAGCTATTATCTGCTGGACAGCCCCATCATCCGCAGGACCGAAGACCATTACGGGCCGGTGCGCTTCATGCACGCCAAGCACGCCACGGTCACAAAGGACTGCGCCCTGTGCCATCATTATCGTCCCGTGGACCAGAGCGCATCGGAAACCACACGCTGTTCGGCCTGTCACCAGGAGCCGTTTCAGAAAGATCATCCCGAGCGGTTGGGGCTCAAGGCTGCTTATCATCAGCAGTGCATGGGCTGCCATCGGGAGATGGACAAGGGGCCCATCGACTGTGCCGGCTGCCACCGCAAAAACATTCCCGACCATAAAGACAAGATCCAGCTGGCCGCCAACCCGGAGCCCTCCCAGGTGACCAGCGAGTGTCTGCGCTGCCATCAGCAGGCCGGCGAGGACATGCTCAAATCGGCCCACTGGTTGTGGAAAGGGCCGTCCCCCTATACCCTCAATCATCGAAAGTCGGTCGAACTCGGCAAGGCCACGGTGGCCACCAACAACTTCTGAGTGAGCATCATCAGCAACGAGGCTCGTTGCACAAGTTGTCACGCAGGCTACGGATGGAAAGACGCCAGTTTCGATTTTACCGACATGACCAAGATCGACTGCCTGGTGTGTCACGACACCACCGGCACCTACAAAAAAACTCCCACGGCGGCCGGCATGCCCGATCCCAAGGTGGATCTGGTGGCCGTGGCCAAAAGCGTCGGCGCCACCTCGCGCAAGACCTGCGGGGACTGTCATTTCAACGGCGGGGGCGGCGAAGCGGTGAAACACGCCGACCTGTCCCGCCAGCTGTTGCATCCGGAACGCAACTGCGATGTCCACATGGGCGGCTACGATTTCCAATGCTCCGAATGCCACCGCACCCGCAACCACAAGATCGCCGGACGCAGTTCGTCGGTGCCCGTGGCCGAAGGCGACATCTCCTGCCAGAACTGCCACTCGGCGACCCCGCACTATGGCGACCACCTGTTGGACCACCATCTTAACAAGCACAGCAGCAACATTGCCTGCACCACTTGCCATGCGCCGGTCTACGCCAAATGCAAACCCACCAAGACGTTCTGGGACTGGTCCAAGGCCGGCGATACAAAGCGCAAGCCGGAAAAAGACAAATACGGCATGGACGATTATTTCTGGAAGAAGGGCGAATTCGTCTGGAAGGAATCGGCCAAACCGGTCTACCGTTGGTATGGCGGATTCAGCAAACGGCTGCTGCTGGGCGAACCGTTGGACCTGACCCGGTCTGAATTCAATATCACCGAGCCGGTCGGTTCCATCAACGATCCCAATTCCAAAATTGCACCATTCAAAATCATGGGCGGTGTCCAGGCCGTGGATGCCGAGTACAAGTATTTTCTGGTGCCTCACCTGTACCCACGCGACAAGGAAGACAAAACCGCCTACTGGAAACATCGGGACTGGCAAAAGGCCTTTACCGACGGCATGAAGGCCGCGGGTATGAAATACAGCGGCAAGTACGAGTGGGTCCGCACCAACATGTACTGGGGCGTCGAACATGAAGTCATGCCGGCCGACATGGCCCTTTCCTGTGTCCAGTGCCACGAAAGCCTCAAAGGCGAGCGCACCTGCAACCGCTGCCATCAGGACAGCCGCGATGTGGATTTCAAAAAGGTTGCCCACAAGGGCACGGACTTTTCCTACATGGCGTCCAAGGGCCGCGACGTGAGCCATCTGGTCGGCACCACGGATTACATCGACTTCAAGGCCCTGGGATACAAGGGCGATCCCATCGTTTATGGCGGGCGCTTCAAAAAGCTGCCCATGGGGTACAAAGCCGAAAAGTAA
- the hybA gene encoding hydrogenase 2 operon protein HybA — protein sequence MGLNRRDFFKYMTVAGAAVAGTEGSAHAWQSRAPSDSVGCLIDLTRCIGCRKCEQACNRVNGLPEPDRSFEDYTVLDRSRRPDEKAYTVVNRHTTGQIDERDQLIPTFVKLQCMHCQDPACASACIVGALSKKENGTVHYDVSKCIGCRYCMVACPFEIPAYEYHDPITPRVMKCTFCYERVQNENKLPGCAEICPVEAITFGRRSDLLKVAHDRIKRNPGRYIDHVYGEKEVGGTSWMYLSAVPFEKLGFVTLPEKPMPRLAETIQHSLFAYMWSPIVLFGMLGGVMWASKDKSDRAGNGKEGGNP from the coding sequence ATGGGGCTGAACAGACGAGATTTTTTCAAATATATGACCGTTGCCGGTGCAGCGGTGGCCGGCACCGAAGGCTCGGCCCACGCCTGGCAATCAAGGGCCCCGTCCGATTCCGTCGGCTGCCTGATTGACTTGACCCGCTGCATCGGCTGCCGCAAATGTGAACAGGCCTGCAACCGGGTAAACGGTCTGCCCGAGCCGGACCGGTCCTTTGAAGATTACACGGTTCTCGACAGATCGCGTCGGCCCGACGAAAAGGCGTACACGGTGGTCAACCGCCACACCACGGGGCAGATCGACGAGCGCGACCAGCTCATTCCCACTTTCGTGAAGCTGCAATGCATGCACTGCCAGGACCCGGCCTGTGCCTCGGCCTGCATCGTGGGCGCCCTGTCCAAGAAGGAAAACGGCACGGTCCACTACGACGTCAGCAAATGCATCGGCTGCCGCTACTGCATGGTGGCCTGCCCCTTCGAGATCCCGGCGTATGAATACCATGATCCCATCACGCCGCGGGTGATGAAATGCACCTTCTGCTACGAGCGGGTACAAAACGAGAACAAGCTGCCCGGATGCGCGGAGATCTGTCCGGTGGAGGCCATCACCTTCGGCCGGCGCAGCGACCTTTTAAAGGTGGCCCATGATCGCATCAAGAGAAATCCGGGCCGCTATATCGACCACGTCTACGGCGAAAAGGAGGTTGGCGGCACCAGCTGGATGTATCTGTCCGCCGTGCCCTTCGAGAAGCTGGGCTTCGTCACCCTGCCGGAAAAGCCCATGCCCCGGCTGGCGGAAACCATCCAGCACAGCCTGTTCGCCTACATGTGGTCGCCCATCGTGCTTTTCGGCATGCTCGGCGGAGTCATGTGGGCCTCCAAGGACAAAAGCGACCGGGCCGGAAACGGCAAGGAAGGAGGGAACCCATGA
- the prxU gene encoding thioredoxin-dependent peroxiredoxin (Most members of this family contain a selenocysteine.): MAEEAEVGCARPTGGPVGETVEEKADEKSKPVAKEISMIHVGEKVPDFVSPGYQQGKFINVKLSDYLGKWVLLCFYPGDFTFVUATEISAVAEKYQEFKKLGVEVLSMSIDSMFVHKMWDDHELSKMVDGGVPFPMLSDAGGKIGRLFGIFNEGAGVENRGRFIIDPDGVCQGYEVLTPPVGRNVMETLRQVQAFQLVRETMGGEATPSGWRPGKKTLKPGPGLVGNVWKEWKTEMAFD, from the coding sequence ATGGCGGAAGAAGCCGAAGTCGGGTGTGCCCGACCAACTGGAGGGCCGGTGGGAGAGACGGTCGAAGAAAAGGCGGATGAAAAAAGTAAACCCGTTGCAAAGGAGATATCAATGATTCACGTCGGAGAAAAAGTGCCGGATTTCGTATCCCCGGGATATCAGCAAGGCAAGTTTATCAACGTCAAACTGTCCGACTATCTGGGCAAGTGGGTGTTGCTCTGTTTTTATCCGGGTGATTTCACCTTTGTGTGAGCTACCGAAATTTCTGCGGTCGCAGAAAAATATCAGGAGTTCAAGAAGCTGGGCGTCGAGGTGCTTTCCATGAGCATCGACAGCATGTTTGTCCACAAAATGTGGGACGATCACGAGTTGTCCAAGATGGTCGACGGTGGGGTGCCGTTTCCCATGCTTTCCGATGCCGGGGGGAAAATCGGTCGCCTGTTCGGGATTTTCAACGAGGGCGCCGGCGTGGAAAACCGCGGCCGGTTCATTATCGATCCGGATGGCGTGTGCCAGGGCTACGAGGTCCTGACGCCTCCGGTGGGCCGCAATGTCATGGAGACCCTGCGGCAGGTGCAGGCGTTCCAACTGGTTCGCGAAACCATGGGCGGGGAGGCCACGCCTTCCGGATGGCGCCCGGGCAAAAAGACCCTGAAGCCCGGTCCGGGTCTGGTGGGCAACGTCTGGAAGGAATGGAAAACGGAGATGGCGTTCGACTGA
- the hybB gene encoding NrfD/PsrC family molybdoenzyme membrane anchor subunit produces MSHQAAPVNAKFWTPGVVVLAVLMAAGAAAILARFIGGIGYVSSLTTARPWGLWIGVDVASGVALAAGGFTTAFLAHIIGRHYYEPVVRPALLTAMLGYTFVVLGLLVDIGRSWAIWKPMIFWNPTSVLFEVAMCVMFYLNVLYLEFLPIVVERFKGKVRLPGPLAVFNTPVDWILRLADAVLPKVMWVLIILGVVLSCMHQSSLGSLMLIAPTKLHPLWYTPILPLLFLTSAIAVGYPMVVFEATLATTSMKLDSEMKVLGPLTRITIFLLGLYLALKVGDMVVRGTYIYLFDFTAQTNAFLVEMIFGVIVPWLMLLSPAVRRSRRWLFTACTMIVGGVLVNRLNVFVVGYRPPISEANYSPAIGEILVTVGLIAALMFLYRFLVTVLPVLNKPEQEVSA; encoded by the coding sequence ATGAGCCACCAGGCAGCACCGGTAAATGCGAAATTCTGGACACCCGGGGTCGTTGTGCTGGCGGTGCTCATGGCCGCCGGCGCGGCTGCGATCCTGGCCCGGTTCATCGGCGGGATCGGCTATGTCTCCAGTCTCACCACCGCACGTCCCTGGGGGCTGTGGATCGGCGTGGATGTGGCCTCGGGCGTAGCTCTGGCCGCCGGCGGATTCACCACCGCCTTCCTGGCCCATATCATCGGCCGCCATTATTACGAACCCGTTGTCCGTCCGGCCCTGCTCACAGCCATGCTGGGGTATACGTTTGTCGTTTTGGGCCTGCTGGTGGACATCGGCCGCTCCTGGGCCATCTGGAAACCCATGATTTTCTGGAACCCCACCTCGGTGCTGTTCGAGGTGGCCATGTGCGTCATGTTTTATCTGAATGTACTTTATCTTGAATTTCTGCCCATTGTGGTAGAGCGGTTCAAGGGCAAGGTGCGCCTGCCCGGGCCGCTGGCCGTTTTCAATACGCCGGTCGATTGGATTTTACGCCTGGCCGATGCGGTGCTGCCGAAAGTCATGTGGGTGCTTATCATCTTGGGAGTGGTACTCTCTTGCATGCATCAGTCCAGTTTGGGCTCCCTGATGCTCATCGCCCCCACCAAGCTGCATCCGTTGTGGTACACACCGATCCTGCCGCTGCTTTTCCTTACATCGGCCATCGCGGTGGGCTACCCCATGGTGGTGTTCGAAGCCACCCTGGCCACGACCTCCATGAAGCTCGATTCCGAGATGAAAGTGCTCGGACCGCTGACCCGCATCACCATTTTCCTGCTGGGGCTTTACCTGGCGTTGAAAGTCGGCGACATGGTGGTGCGCGGCACCTATATATACCTGTTTGACTTCACGGCTCAGACCAACGCGTTTCTCGTTGAAATGATCTTCGGGGTGATCGTACCCTGGCTGATGCTGCTTTCCCCGGCGGTGCGTCGCTCGCGGCGCTGGCTCTTCACCGCCTGCACCATGATTGTGGGGGGCGTGCTGGTCAATCGCCTGAATGTATTCGTGGTCGGCTATCGCCCGCCCATCAGCGAAGCCAACTACTCCCCGGCCATCGGCGAAATCCTGGTTACCGTGGGGCTCATCGCGGCCCTGATGTTTCTCTATCGATTTCTTGTGACCGTTCTTCCCGTGCTCAACAAACCGGAACAGGAGGTGTCTGCATGA
- a CDS encoding rhodanese-like domain-containing protein, translating into MYFNQISVSGLGCLSYAIGCPAAKAMAVVDPKRDIQDYLDIAREEGMQITHIINTHVHADHVSGDQELRLATGADIYIHESAPVEYKHKALKEGDVFELGAAKLEVLHTPGHTPNSISLLVTDKVRSDEPEMLLTGDLLFVGDIGRPDLPGAEILDEQVENLYKSLYVKLADYPDHLEVFPAHGQGSLCGRGMSAKKSSTLGYERRANPMLRFESFEAFKKDVLSAFPTRPKSFSHIIQTNIKGAATLDACPMDKSLIPKQFQEMMDDGAVIIDARDSAAFGGFHIPGSINIGFEKQLANWVGMVVDPNSEIVLVVDDREDYDRMVTELHRIGYDLIFGYLSGGVMAWLMSGRPVEQLEQISPQQLARRLEKSGLRVIDVRTPAEWNGGRIKWAEHFPLSDILDKRIPDAGKDEELVLQCGSGYRSNIAASILRQAGYNQVKSLAGGIFAWSNAGLPVVSD; encoded by the coding sequence ATGTATTTCAATCAGATTTCCGTTTCCGGGCTGGGGTGCCTTTCCTATGCCATCGGATGCCCGGCAGCCAAGGCCATGGCCGTTGTCGATCCCAAACGCGACATTCAGGACTACCTGGACATTGCCCGTGAAGAGGGTATGCAAATCACCCACATCATCAACACCCATGTGCACGCCGACCATGTGAGCGGTGACCAGGAACTGCGCCTGGCTACGGGTGCGGATATTTACATCCACGAAAGCGCACCCGTGGAATACAAGCACAAGGCCCTGAAGGAAGGCGATGTTTTCGAACTCGGTGCGGCCAAGCTGGAGGTTTTGCATACGCCGGGACACACGCCCAACTCCATTTCCCTGCTCGTGACGGATAAAGTCCGGTCGGATGAACCGGAGATGCTGCTCACCGGCGACCTGCTCTTCGTCGGCGACATCGGCCGGCCTGACTTGCCGGGCGCCGAAATTCTCGATGAGCAGGTAGAGAATCTGTATAAAAGCCTTTACGTAAAGCTGGCCGACTACCCGGATCACCTGGAAGTCTTCCCGGCCCACGGCCAGGGGTCGCTTTGCGGGCGGGGCATGAGCGCCAAGAAAAGCTCCACGTTGGGCTATGAGCGGCGGGCCAACCCCATGCTGCGGTTCGAGTCCTTCGAGGCATTTAAAAAGGACGTATTGTCGGCCTTTCCTACGCGGCCGAAGAGTTTCTCTCACATTATCCAAACCAATATAAAAGGCGCGGCGACCCTGGACGCCTGTCCCATGGACAAAAGCCTCATCCCAAAGCAGTTCCAGGAGATGATGGACGACGGCGCCGTGATCATCGATGCCCGCGATTCGGCGGCCTTCGGCGGCTTTCACATTCCCGGCAGCATCAACATCGGGTTCGAGAAGCAGTTGGCCAACTGGGTCGGCATGGTGGTCGATCCCAACTCGGAAATCGTTCTGGTGGTGGATGACCGCGAGGACTACGACCGCATGGTCACCGAACTGCACCGCATCGGTTACGATCTGATCTTCGGCTACCTGTCCGGGGGCGTCATGGCCTGGCTGATGAGCGGCAGACCTGTGGAGCAGCTGGAACAGATCTCTCCCCAGCAGCTGGCCCGGCGTCTAGAAAAAAGCGGTCTGCGCGTGATCGACGTGCGCACCCCGGCCGAATGGAACGGAGGCCGCATCAAATGGGCCGAACATTTCCCCCTGTCCGATATCCTCGACAAGCGGATTCCCGATGCGGGAAAGGATGAAGAACTGGTGCTGCAATGCGGCAGCGGGTACCGGTCCAATATTGCCGCCAGCATCCTGCGGCAGGCCGGCTACAACCAGGTGAAATCCCTGGCCGGGGGCATTTTTGCATGGTCCAATGCGGGCTTGCCTGTGGTGTCCGACTGA